One Acidobacteriota bacterium genomic window carries:
- the recN gene encoding DNA repair protein RecN → MLRELRIENLVLARRVELSFSPGLNLITGETGAGKSLLVGALALALGGRGEASMVRQGEERAVVEALFDLSGRPDLVRRLATAGYDPRGDELLIRREIGAEGRSRALIGGSTVTLSLLRELTAGLVEMHGQHEQQSLLAPENHREILDRFARHGALLERTRRAFGELRECEARLKEHRERAAAREARRELIEYRLAELEAVAPKPGEEEELRRERERLRHAEEIGEALAAALQLLYEGEGSATEKIHAAARRLHRQADRGEQFAELADRLDDVRAQVDEIAADLRSAASEIAPDPERLAEVEDRLHRLDKLRRRFDGAPLEDLIAQGEALRRELAELEGAEESAAQLAEQRQSAAAAYLAAARELHESRRRAAGELERKVASLLEELAMPKARLEVHVTPRPGLEDDPGAIDASRIAADGLSGVEFHLRANPGEPARPLRKVASGGELSRLMLALDVALEGELPPRTLLFDEVDQGLGGQAADRLGEFLSRVSRHHQVICITHLPQVASRADTHVTVTKKQRSGRTVAVVKTLTDLDERVEEVARMLAGSVVTDTARRHAEAMIRGEAGGPGRSRGVAR, encoded by the coding sequence ATGCTGCGTGAACTGCGCATCGAGAACCTGGTTCTGGCGCGGCGGGTGGAGTTGTCCTTCTCCCCCGGCCTGAACCTGATCACCGGCGAGACGGGTGCCGGAAAGTCGCTCCTCGTCGGAGCGCTCGCGCTGGCGCTCGGGGGCCGCGGCGAAGCGTCTATGGTGCGCCAGGGGGAAGAACGCGCCGTGGTCGAGGCGCTGTTCGACCTTTCCGGCCGTCCCGATCTCGTCCGCAGACTCGCCACCGCCGGCTACGATCCCCGGGGGGACGAACTCCTGATCCGGCGGGAGATCGGCGCCGAGGGGCGTTCCCGGGCGCTGATCGGCGGCTCGACCGTGACGCTGTCCCTCCTGCGCGAGCTGACGGCCGGTCTCGTCGAAATGCACGGGCAGCACGAGCAGCAATCGCTGCTGGCGCCGGAGAACCACCGGGAGATTCTCGACCGCTTCGCGCGGCACGGTGCGCTGCTCGAGCGGACGCGACGGGCGTTCGGGGAGCTCCGGGAGTGCGAAGCCCGGCTGAAGGAGCACCGGGAGCGGGCCGCTGCGCGCGAGGCCCGGCGTGAGCTGATCGAGTACCGCCTGGCGGAGCTGGAGGCCGTCGCGCCCAAGCCGGGCGAAGAGGAGGAACTGCGGAGAGAGCGCGAGCGGCTCCGTCACGCGGAGGAGATCGGGGAGGCGCTCGCGGCGGCGCTCCAGCTCCTCTACGAGGGAGAGGGATCGGCGACGGAGAAGATCCACGCCGCGGCCCGGCGGCTGCACCGCCAGGCCGACCGCGGGGAGCAGTTCGCGGAGCTGGCGGACCGGCTGGACGACGTGCGCGCCCAGGTGGACGAGATCGCCGCCGACCTGCGCAGCGCCGCCTCCGAGATCGCCCCCGATCCCGAGCGCCTCGCGGAGGTGGAGGACCGCCTCCACCGTCTCGACAAGCTCCGGCGGCGATTCGACGGCGCACCGCTCGAGGATCTGATCGCCCAGGGCGAGGCGCTGCGCCGCGAGTTGGCCGAACTGGAGGGAGCGGAAGAGTCGGCCGCCCAGCTCGCCGAGCAGAGGCAGTCGGCGGCGGCCGCTTACCTCGCCGCCGCGCGCGAGCTGCACGAGAGCCGGCGCCGGGCTGCGGGCGAACTGGAGCGCAAGGTGGCGTCGCTCCTCGAGGAGCTGGCGATGCCGAAGGCGCGGCTGGAGGTGCACGTGACGCCGCGCCCGGGACTGGAGGACGACCCCGGCGCGATCGACGCTTCCCGGATCGCCGCCGACGGGCTCAGCGGGGTCGAGTTCCATCTGCGGGCCAACCCCGGAGAGCCCGCGCGCCCGCTCCGGAAGGTCGCTTCGGGCGGGGAACTCAGCCGGCTCATGCTCGCCCTCGACGTGGCCCTCGAGGGCGAACTTCCGCCGCGCACGCTTCTGTTCGACGAGGTCGATCAGGGGCTCGGGGGGCAGGCGGCCGACCGCCTCGGCGAGTTCCTGTCGCGCGTTTCGCGGCACCACCAGGTCATCTGCATCACCCACCTTCCGCAGGTGGCTTCGCGCGCCGACACCCACGTGACGGTGACGAAGAAGCAGCGATCGGGGCGGACGGTGGCGGTGGTCAAGACGCTCACCGATCTCGACGAGCGCGTCGAAGAGGTGGCCCGGATGCTCGCGGGAAGCGTCGTGACCGACACCGCGCGCCGGCACGCCGAGGCGATGATCCGCGGGGAGGCGGGCGGTCCGGGCCGGAGCCGAGGGGTGGCCCGGTGA
- a CDS encoding pantetheine-phosphate adenylyltransferase, whose protein sequence is MKAVYPGSFDPVTMGHLDLIRRASDLFGSLVVAVLENTAKTPMFGAEERRAMIEEAVREAGLQRVEVASFDGLLSDFARQVGARVIVRGLRAVSDVEYELQMALMNRRLNPRLETLFLTAGEEVSFISSRLVREIVQLGGDVSGLVPRPVAERLARRFGPGKARG, encoded by the coding sequence TTGAAGGCGGTCTACCCCGGTTCGTTCGATCCGGTGACCATGGGCCACCTCGATCTGATCCGGCGGGCGTCCGATCTGTTCGGCTCCCTCGTGGTGGCGGTTCTCGAGAACACGGCGAAGACGCCGATGTTCGGTGCCGAGGAGCGGCGCGCCATGATCGAGGAGGCGGTCCGGGAGGCGGGCCTGCAGCGCGTGGAGGTCGCTTCCTTCGACGGGCTGCTTTCCGACTTCGCCCGGCAGGTCGGCGCGCGCGTGATCGTGCGCGGCCTCCGGGCGGTCAGCGACGTGGAGTACGAGCTCCAGATGGCGTTGATGAACCGCCGGCTCAACCCTCGGCTCGAGACCCTCTTCCTCACCGCGGGGGAGGAGGTCTCCTTCATCTCGTCGCGGCTCGTGCGCGAGATCGTGCAGCTCGGAGGGGACGTGTCCGGGCTGGTGCCTCGGCCCGTGGCGGAGCGGCTGGCCCGCCGGTTCGGGCCGGGAAAGGCGCGGGGATGA